From a single Candidatus Schekmanbacteria bacterium genomic region:
- a CDS encoding GAF domain-containing protein, translating into MEDFKSLIISLEAQCTDEHQKDIFENIVDKTCEYLADLFEVDQTEVAIIILTNNEKFLRFIAPKKLYKGGATFPLSKRESLSTKVMLTKKSDIKNDVINIKHLSIYEQVKTSEEKPKPIQKMLTVPLIHEDKAVGVIQISRKGLSPNEAGQDFSEADVQKLLSLVPSFLPSLIKTKPHSI; encoded by the coding sequence ATGGAAGATTTTAAATCGCTGATAATCTCACTCGAAGCCCAATGTACGGATGAACATCAAAAAGACATATTTGAAAATATAGTAGATAAAACCTGTGAATACCTTGCTGATTTATTTGAGGTTGACCAAACAGAGGTCGCCATTATCATACTTACAAACAATGAAAAGTTTCTTCGATTCATTGCACCAAAAAAACTCTATAAAGGCGGTGCCACATTCCCGCTCTCAAAAAGGGAAAGCCTTTCTACTAAGGTTATGCTTACTAAAAAAAGCGACATAAAAAATGATGTTATAAATATAAAACATCTGAGCATTTATGAGCAGGTAAAAACTTCAGAAGAGAAACCAAAACCAATACAAAAAATGCTTACCGTTCCTCTCATCCACGAAGATAAGGCAGTAGGAGTTATTCAGATAAGTCGAAAAGGATTATCTCCAAATGAAGCGGGACAAGATTTCTCGGAAGCTGACGTACAAAAGTTATTATCCCTTGTCCCCTCATTCCTTCCATCATTAATTAAAACTAAACCTCACTCAATCTGA
- the ilvB gene encoding biosynthetic-type acetolactate synthase large subunit yields MKKNGASIIIESLIQNGVNTVFGYPGGANIPIYDALYGHQGIRHILTRHEQGAIHAADGFARATGKLGVVFATSGPGATNLVTGLANAYMDSVPLVAITGQVPTHMIGNDSFQEADIYGITVPITKYNYLVKDVSKMGQIMAEAIHIATTGRPGPVLIDVPKDIQDMSAVYGKYDVRLPSYKPNVKGNTMQINEAIKAIDTARRPVIYAGGGIITSSAVKELVSLSRKGNIPVVLTLMALGSMPSEEDLNLGMVGMHGTKYANLAVRECDLLIAVGARFDDRVTGNPDNFAQDAKIIHIDIDPAEIGKIKQVEIPIVGDAKTVLGIIAEKVKSQPRKEWVEKIKKYKKDYPLKYKHSDKKVIKPQQVIEAVNDVIDGDAIFVTDVGQHQMWAAQYLKLKESRTFISSGGLGTMGFGFPASIGAVIGRPDKTVINITGDGSFQMTIQEMATAAHYKLPIKVVLINNGFLGMVRQWQQLFLGKRYSYTDLGESPDFVKIAEGYGVKGIKIEKPDEVKPAIEKALKHDGMVLLDFRVEREENVMPMIPAGGSIETIME; encoded by the coding sequence GTGAAGAAAAATGGTGCATCAATAATAATAGAATCTCTCATCCAGAATGGAGTTAACACTGTTTTTGGTTATCCCGGTGGTGCAAATATTCCCATTTATGATGCACTTTACGGACATCAGGGGATAAGGCATATACTTACAAGGCATGAGCAGGGAGCAATCCACGCTGCAGACGGATTTGCGAGAGCCACAGGGAAATTAGGAGTAGTCTTTGCAACATCCGGTCCTGGTGCAACGAATCTGGTTACAGGTCTTGCCAATGCATATATGGATTCCGTGCCTTTGGTTGCCATAACAGGGCAGGTTCCTACTCATATGATAGGTAATGACAGTTTTCAGGAGGCTGATATATACGGTATTACTGTTCCAATAACAAAATATAATTATCTTGTTAAAGATGTATCAAAGATGGGACAGATCATGGCTGAAGCAATTCATATTGCTACTACCGGAAGACCCGGACCAGTACTCATTGACGTGCCTAAAGACATACAGGACATGTCAGCGGTTTATGGGAAATATGATGTGAGACTTCCAAGCTATAAGCCCAATGTTAAGGGTAATACGATGCAGATAAACGAAGCAATAAAGGCAATAGATACCGCTCGTCGGCCTGTAATATATGCCGGAGGCGGGATTATTACTTCATCTGCTGTTAAGGAACTTGTTTCCCTTTCAAGGAAAGGAAATATCCCTGTTGTCCTTACGCTTATGGCTCTTGGCTCCATGCCATCTGAGGAAGATCTTAATTTGGGAATGGTAGGTATGCATGGAACAAAATATGCAAACCTTGCTGTCAGGGAATGTGACCTTCTTATCGCTGTTGGAGCAAGGTTTGACGACCGTGTAACAGGGAATCCTGACAATTTTGCACAAGATGCAAAAATAATTCATATCGATATAGATCCTGCAGAAATAGGTAAGATTAAGCAGGTTGAAATTCCAATTGTAGGTGACGCGAAAACTGTCCTTGGCATAATTGCTGAAAAAGTCAAGTCACAACCTCGCAAAGAATGGGTTGAAAAAATTAAAAAATACAAGAAAGATTACCCGCTTAAGTATAAACATTCTGATAAGAAGGTCATAAAACCCCAGCAGGTAATTGAAGCTGTAAATGATGTTATTGACGGTGATGCCATATTTGTAACTGATGTCGGACAGCACCAGATGTGGGCAGCACAGTATCTAAAACTTAAGGAATCGCGTACATTCATTTCATCCGGAGGACTTGGCACAATGGGATTTGGATTTCCCGCTTCAATCGGAGCTGTCATAGGAAGACCGGACAAGACAGTTATAAACATTACCGGAGATGGCAGCTTTCAGATGACAATACAGGAAATGGCTACGGCTGCGCACTACAAACTTCCCATAAAGGTTGTTCTGATAAATAACGGGTTTTTAGGTATGGTCAGGCAGTGGCAGCAGCTTTTCTTGGGAAAGAGATATTCCTACACCGATTTAGGTGAAAGTCCGGATTTCGTAAAAATCGCTGAAGGGTATGGTGTGAAAGGGATAAAGATTGAAAAACCGGATGAGGTTAAACCAGCTATTGAAAAAGCGTTGAAACATGACGGGATGGTGCTGCTTGATTTCAGGGTTGAACGTGAGGAGAATGTAATGCCCATGATTCCGGCAGGCGGATCTATAGAAACAATTATGGAGTGA
- the dnaA gene encoding chromosomal replication initiator protein DnaA produces MTDIWSQALDLISAKVNQKSFETWFKPTSLFDYSLDDNEIQLEIPNPYFETWLRKNHLELIKDTLCEITNGSDISIKFIITKNRGDGTPAEVRKPSPVNNESKQIPINSYYTFENFVVGGSNQLANAASHAVAEEPGKRYNPLFIYGGVGLGKTHLLHAIGNYVLRHSGNTIIIYMSSENFVNDLVNSIRFGRMESFRSRYRKADLLLIDDIQFIGGKVRTMEEFFFTFNDLYDSNKQIVVTSDRSPKDISSLEERLKSRFEWGLIADIQEPDIETKAAIIKKKADLWDIKISDEVTMYMAANLGSNVREIEGALKRVNMFAHISKNSITIDLVEEILKNYIKSKVRFFSTEEIQLEVANKYGLKVIDLKSKIRRRELVTPRQIAMYLSKKLTQDSLPQIGRKFGGKDHTTVIHSIRKIEEEMKQNKKLAKDIEELKEKLS; encoded by the coding sequence ATGACAGATATATGGTCTCAGGCTCTTGATTTAATATCGGCAAAGGTTAACCAGAAGTCATTTGAAACATGGTTTAAGCCTACCTCGCTCTTTGATTATTCTTTGGACGATAATGAAATACAGCTAGAAATCCCAAATCCCTATTTCGAGACGTGGCTTCGGAAAAACCATTTAGAGCTTATTAAGGATACACTCTGCGAAATAACTAATGGCTCAGACATAAGTATAAAATTTATAATAACAAAAAACAGAGGCGATGGAACTCCCGCTGAAGTGCGGAAACCTTCCCCTGTAAATAATGAATCTAAACAAATTCCAATCAATTCATATTACACATTTGAAAACTTTGTTGTTGGAGGTTCAAATCAGTTAGCTAATGCAGCATCACATGCTGTAGCAGAAGAACCCGGGAAGAGATATAATCCATTATTTATATATGGCGGAGTCGGTCTGGGTAAAACACATCTCCTGCATGCAATAGGAAACTATGTGCTAAGACACAGCGGAAACACAATTATAATATATATGTCATCTGAGAATTTTGTAAATGACCTCGTTAATTCCATACGTTTCGGCAGAATGGAAAGCTTCAGATCAAGATACAGGAAAGCTGACCTTCTCCTCATTGATGATATCCAGTTCATTGGAGGTAAAGTAAGAACAATGGAAGAGTTCTTCTTTACCTTTAATGATCTTTATGACTCAAACAAACAGATAGTCGTAACCAGTGACAGGTCTCCAAAGGATATTTCAAGTCTTGAGGAAAGACTTAAATCAAGATTTGAATGGGGCTTAATTGCTGATATACAGGAACCAGATATTGAGACAAAAGCAGCCATAATAAAGAAAAAAGCAGATTTATGGGATATTAAGATTTCTGATGAAGTCACCATGTATATGGCAGCAAACCTGGGTTCAAACGTAAGAGAAATAGAAGGCGCTTTAAAAAGAGTAAATATGTTTGCACATATTTCTAAAAACAGCATCACTATTGACCTTGTTGAAGAGATACTCAAGAATTACATCAAATCAAAGGTCAGATTTTTCTCTACTGAAGAGATACAGTTGGAGGTCGCAAATAAGTATGGCCTAAAAGTAATCGACTTGAAATCAAAGATAAGAAGAAGAGAACTGGTTACGCCAAGGCAGATTGCAATGTATCTCTCCAAGAAACTGACACAGGATTCACTTCCACAAATCGGCAGAAAGTTTGGCGGGAAAGACCATACTACAGTTATTCATTCAATAAGAAAAATTGAAGAAGAAATGAAACAAAACAAAAAACTTGCGAAAGACATAGAAGAACTTAAAGAAAAGCTTTCCTGA
- a CDS encoding KH domain-containing protein, translating into MKELTELIVQKLVDKPEAVSVTETKSETTVILEIAVAKEEIGLVIGKKGKIINSIRNIINAVGRKNGKKVIVGIKE; encoded by the coding sequence ATGAAGGAACTAACTGAATTGATTGTTCAGAAACTCGTTGACAAGCCTGAAGCAGTGAGCGTTACAGAAACGAAAAGTGAAACTACGGTAATTCTTGAAATTGCTGTGGCAAAGGAAGAGATTGGTCTTGTAATAGGCAAGAAGGGTAAAATTATAAATTCTATCAGGAATATAATTAACGCTGTCGGTAGAAAAAACGGAAAGAAAGTTATTGTCGGTATTAAAGAATAA
- the ilvN gene encoding acetolactate synthase small subunit, whose amino-acid sequence MERRTLSILVRNHPGVLSHIAGLFARRAYNIESIAAGITEKPDVTRITIVVKGDERVIEQVVKQVRKLIDVIKVVELDYADSVTRELAIITVNCSKETRGEIIEISDVFNGTIVDMSEKTLTVQVVGNERQIKGIIKLLSFFGIEEMARTGLIALPYRSTRD is encoded by the coding sequence ATGGAAAGACGTACTTTATCGATTCTTGTCAGGAATCACCCGGGTGTTCTTTCTCATATTGCAGGTCTTTTTGCACGTCGTGCTTACAACATTGAAAGTATTGCTGCAGGTATTACTGAAAAACCTGATGTTACAAGAATAACCATAGTTGTCAAAGGGGACGAAAGGGTAATTGAACAGGTCGTAAAACAAGTTCGTAAACTTATAGACGTAATTAAAGTGGTGGAACTTGATTATGCTGATTCAGTTACACGCGAACTGGCTATAATAACTGTGAACTGCAGCAAAGAAACCCGCGGAGAGATAATAGAAATAAGCGATGTTTTCAATGGAACTATAGTGGATATGTCTGAGAAAACACTGACTGTACAGGTTGTCGGAAACGAGCGACAGATAAAGGGTATTATTAAACTTCTTTCATTTTTTGGAATAGAGGAGATGGCGAGGACAGGCCTTATCGCTCTTCCTTACAGAAGCACTAGGGATTGA